A region from the Acipenser ruthenus chromosome 49, fAciRut3.2 maternal haplotype, whole genome shotgun sequence genome encodes:
- the LOC131721835 gene encoding uncharacterized protein LOC131721835, whose product MREAKRGDPGRGDRGDRGTGGTGGTRGGGTGGSGGTGGGGTGGTRGGGSGAGGPGGPGRGDRGDPGRGERGGGTGGTGAGGPGGPGAGGAGRGDRGGGTGGTRGGGSGAGGPGGPGAGGPGGPGGTGGGGTRGGGTGGAGGPGGPGGTGGGGTRSGGSGAGGPGGAGGPGGPGAS is encoded by the exons ATGAGAGAGGCGAAGCGGGGGGACCCGGGGCGGGGGGACCGGGGGGACCGGGGGACCGGGGGGACCGGGGGGACCCGGGGCGGGGGGACCGGGGGGAGCGGGGGGACCGGGGGCGGGGGGACCGGGGGGACCCGGGGCGGGGGGAGCGGGGCGGGGGGACCGGGGGGACCGGGGCGGGGGGACCGGGGGGACCCGGGGCGGGGGGAGCGGGGCGGGGGGACCGGGGGGACCGGGGCGGGGGGACCGGGGGGACCCGGGGCGGGGGGAGCGGGGCGGGGGGACCGGGGCGGGGGGACCGGGGGGACCCGGGGCGGGGGGAGCGGGGCGGGGGGACCGGGGGGACCGGGGGCGGGGGGACCGGGGGGACCCGGGGGGACCGGGGGCGGGGGGACCCGGGGCGGGGGGACCGGGGGAGCGGGGGGACCGGGGGGACCCGGGGGGACCGGGGGCGGGGGGACCCGGAGCGGGGGGAGCGGGGCGGGGGGACCGGGGGGAGCGGGGGGACCGGGGGGACCGGGGG CTTCTTGA
- the LOC117966198 gene encoding SWI/SNF-related matrix-associated actin-dependent regulator of chromatin subfamily E member 1-related-like isoform X1, with the protein MDHSERAIAYRSQSATGDSLTQFHSRVVESRGLIEEANFFQEGLGRRAVMSQNTKHHNAGPAALPARSQALNGGVKLEQREGPPRGPPPGERAGGSAEEPVKKRGWPKGKKRKKVLPNGPKAPVTGYVRFLNERREQIRSQHPELPFPEITKRLGAEWSRLGVSDKQRFLDEAEKEKQQYMKELKEYQQSEAFRLSSDQIQDKKIKKEEPPSVIINAAGTGLGMKSCDLSDRFSKFDVPIFTEEFLDQNKARESELRRLRKANVEFEEQNSVLQKHIEDMHSAKERLEAELAQDERETQVLQKHLGAIRQALSSSLSGVPLPGSGETPTPGTLDSYMTRLISVIESSPLEYKRLVTKIKDIISHLDSENL; encoded by the exons ATGGACCATTCAGAACGTGCCATTGCCTACAGGAGCCAATCAGCGACCGGAGACAGTCTAACCCAGTTTCACTCAAGGGTGGTTGAGAGCAGAGGCTTGATCGAAGAGGCGAATTTTTTCCAAGAG GGACTCGGCCGCCGTGCAGTGATGTCACAGAACACTAAGCACCACAATGCGGGCCCCGC GGCCCTGCCTGCGCGGAGCCAGGCTCTGAACGGGGGAGTGAAGCTGGAGCAGAGAGAGGGGCCTCCCCGAGGGCCACCGCCTGGAGAGAGAGCAGGGGGGAGTGCGGAGGAG CCAGTGAAGAAGCGCGGCTGGCCGAaggggaagaagaggaagaaggttTTGCCGAACGGGCCGAAGGCTCCGGTGACGGGGTACGTGCGCTTCCTGAACGAGAGGAGGGAGCAGATCCGCAGCCAGCACCCCGAGCTGCCCTTCCCAGAGATCACCAAGAGACTGGGGGCCGAGTGGAGCCGACTGGGCGTGTCGGACAAGCag CGATTCCTGGACGAGGCTGAGAAGGAGAAGCAGCAGTACATGAAGGAGCTGAAGGAGTACCAGCAGAGCGAGGCCTTCCGTCTGAGCAGCGACCAGATCCAGGACAAGAAGATCAAGAAAG AAGAGCCACCCTCTGTGATCATCAACGCTGCTGGAACCGGGCTGGGGAtgaag AGTTGTGACCTGTCGGACCGCTTCTCCAAGTTCGATGTTCCCATCTTCACCGAGGAGTTCCTGGACCAGAACAAAG CTCGCGAGTCGGAGCTTCGCAGGCTGCGCAAGGCGAATGTGGAGTTTGAGGAGCAGAACTCCGTGCTGCAGAAGCACATCGAGGACATGCACAGCGCCAAAGAGAGGCTGGAGGCGGAGCTGGCGCAGGACGAGCGGGAAACGCAGGTGCTGCAGAAACACCTGGGAGCCATTCGACAGGCCCTGAGCAGCAGCCTCTCAGGGGTGCCCCTGCCAG GTTCCGGCGAGACCCCCACCCCCGGCACGCTGGACTCCTACATGACCCGCCTCATCAGCGTCATCGAGAGCAGCCCACTGGAGTACAAGAGACTCGTCACCAAGATAAAGGACATCATCAGCCACCTGGACAG tgagAACCTGTGA
- the LOC117966198 gene encoding SWI/SNF-related matrix-associated actin-dependent regulator of chromatin subfamily E member 1-related-like isoform X2, with product MSQNTKHHNAGPAALPARSQALNGGVKLEQREGPPRGPPPGERAGGSAEEPVKKRGWPKGKKRKKVLPNGPKAPVTGYVRFLNERREQIRSQHPELPFPEITKRLGAEWSRLGVSDKQRFLDEAEKEKQQYMKELKEYQQSEAFRLSSDQIQDKKIKKEEPPSVIINAAGTGLGMKSCDLSDRFSKFDVPIFTEEFLDQNKARESELRRLRKANVEFEEQNSVLQKHIEDMHSAKERLEAELAQDERETQVLQKHLGAIRQALSSSLSGVPLPGSGETPTPGTLDSYMTRLISVIESSPLEYKRLVTKIKDIISHLDSENL from the exons ATGTCACAGAACACTAAGCACCACAATGCGGGCCCCGC GGCCCTGCCTGCGCGGAGCCAGGCTCTGAACGGGGGAGTGAAGCTGGAGCAGAGAGAGGGGCCTCCCCGAGGGCCACCGCCTGGAGAGAGAGCAGGGGGGAGTGCGGAGGAG CCAGTGAAGAAGCGCGGCTGGCCGAaggggaagaagaggaagaaggttTTGCCGAACGGGCCGAAGGCTCCGGTGACGGGGTACGTGCGCTTCCTGAACGAGAGGAGGGAGCAGATCCGCAGCCAGCACCCCGAGCTGCCCTTCCCAGAGATCACCAAGAGACTGGGGGCCGAGTGGAGCCGACTGGGCGTGTCGGACAAGCag CGATTCCTGGACGAGGCTGAGAAGGAGAAGCAGCAGTACATGAAGGAGCTGAAGGAGTACCAGCAGAGCGAGGCCTTCCGTCTGAGCAGCGACCAGATCCAGGACAAGAAGATCAAGAAAG AAGAGCCACCCTCTGTGATCATCAACGCTGCTGGAACCGGGCTGGGGAtgaag AGTTGTGACCTGTCGGACCGCTTCTCCAAGTTCGATGTTCCCATCTTCACCGAGGAGTTCCTGGACCAGAACAAAG CTCGCGAGTCGGAGCTTCGCAGGCTGCGCAAGGCGAATGTGGAGTTTGAGGAGCAGAACTCCGTGCTGCAGAAGCACATCGAGGACATGCACAGCGCCAAAGAGAGGCTGGAGGCGGAGCTGGCGCAGGACGAGCGGGAAACGCAGGTGCTGCAGAAACACCTGGGAGCCATTCGACAGGCCCTGAGCAGCAGCCTCTCAGGGGTGCCCCTGCCAG GTTCCGGCGAGACCCCCACCCCCGGCACGCTGGACTCCTACATGACCCGCCTCATCAGCGTCATCGAGAGCAGCCCACTGGAGTACAAGAGACTCGTCACCAAGATAAAGGACATCATCAGCCACCTGGACAG tgagAACCTGTGA